One genomic segment of Bacteroidia bacterium includes these proteins:
- a CDS encoding N-acetyl sugar amidotransferase — GRDSTYLLYLAIKKWNLRPLAVHFNDGFDNPVAGENMLKAARILGVDLRTITSDFRECKDLKLVDLKASTPLLNNGTDIGIGASLYGVACKEGVKTILYGQSFRTEGIRPLAWAYFDGDFVRALHKRFGKYPLQKWKPENPGYNLGVKEMAYYSLKGIKTFAPFYYYPYLRSEADALLSKELEWKYPGAHYYDDLYWSLITYVHRVKFNIDFRKIAYSALIRSGQMERTYALESIQKPYVMEDEKVISLCIKRLGISREEFDSYLKLPPRNFWDYPNSFALLQMLKYPIWLMTRLGFATKVVYEKYFVLPFR; from the coding sequence GGTAGAGATAGTACCTATTTGCTTTATTTGGCGATAAAAAAATGGAATTTACGTCCTTTGGCAGTTCATTTTAATGATGGTTTCGACAATCCGGTGGCAGGGGAAAATATGCTAAAGGCAGCTCGGATTTTGGGGGTGGATTTGCGTACCATTACTTCGGACTTTAGGGAATGTAAAGACTTAAAATTGGTTGACTTAAAAGCATCGACCCCCTTGCTTAATAATGGAACAGATATTGGAATTGGGGCCTCGTTGTATGGTGTGGCTTGTAAAGAGGGGGTGAAAACGATTTTGTATGGGCAGAGTTTTAGAACCGAAGGCATACGTCCGTTGGCCTGGGCTTATTTTGATGGTGATTTTGTGCGGGCCCTACACAAGCGATTTGGAAAATATCCGCTTCAGAAATGGAAGCCTGAAAATCCGGGTTATAATTTAGGAGTAAAGGAAATGGCCTACTATTCGCTGAAGGGGATAAAAACCTTTGCGCCGTTTTATTATTACCCTTATTTGCGATCGGAAGCAGATGCCTTGTTAAGCAAGGAGTTGGAATGGAAGTATCCGGGAGCTCACTATTACGATGATTTGTACTGGAGCTTAATAACTTATGTACATCGGGTTAAATTTAATATCGATTTTAGGAAGATTGCCTATTCAGCCTTGATTCGAAGTGGGCAAATGGAGCGTACTTATGCGTTGGAATCCATTCAGAAACCTTATGTAATGGAGGATGAAAAAGTTATTTCGCTCTGCATAAAACGGCTTGGAATAAGCAGGGAAGAGTTTGATTCTTACCTGAAATTGCCTCCCCGGAATTTTTGGGATTATCCAAATAGTTTTGCTTTGCTGCAAATGCTGAAATATCCAATTTGGCTTATGACCCGTTTGGGCTTTGCAACCAAAGTGGTTTATGAAAAATATTTTGTTTTACCTTTTAGATAG
- a CDS encoding carbon-nitrogen hydrolase family protein — MKNILFYLLDSGMRIAVCQLLVEGGEPERNLVRAQEMIERAVTQGCDLAILPETLDLAWTHPSVYEEAETIPGTRSDFFCQLAVKHQVWLCLGLTERSEDKIYNSAILIDPKGNIRLKHHKINLLEVEFPFYEAGQKLEVVDTEWGKIGLNICADNYADALCLGHSLARMGAQLILTPSSWTVDHSVTEEQDPYRDKWLKPLGELATTYEIPVVSATSVGYIVGGPYEGKKMIGCSLTVDKHGKTYIGEKNEFAGDLKIIQVELGSQQWKGTQFGKMINEKQGKR, encoded by the coding sequence ATGAAAAATATTTTGTTTTACCTTTTAGATAGTGGTATGAGAATAGCTGTTTGTCAATTGCTGGTTGAAGGTGGAGAGCCTGAACGTAACCTGGTTAGAGCCCAGGAAATGATTGAAAGAGCCGTTACTCAAGGTTGTGATTTGGCTATTTTGCCCGAAACACTGGATTTAGCCTGGACACATCCTAGCGTGTATGAAGAAGCCGAAACCATACCCGGAACCCGAAGCGATTTTTTTTGCCAATTGGCTGTAAAACATCAGGTTTGGCTTTGCCTGGGTTTGACGGAACGCTCGGAAGATAAAATCTATAACTCGGCTATTTTGATTGACCCGAAAGGAAATATTAGGCTTAAACATCATAAAATTAACCTGCTGGAAGTGGAATTTCCGTTTTATGAAGCCGGACAAAAATTGGAAGTGGTAGACACGGAATGGGGTAAAATTGGACTCAATATTTGTGCCGATAATTATGCGGATGCCCTTTGCTTGGGACATTCCTTAGCCCGAATGGGTGCTCAGCTTATTTTAACTCCATCGAGTTGGACGGTGGATCACTCGGTAACCGAAGAACAAGACCCATATCGGGATAAATGGCTAAAACCATTGGGTGAATTGGCAACTACCTATGAAATTCCGGTGGTTAGTGCTACCAGCGTGGGTTACATAGTAGGTGGACCTTACGAAGGGAAAAAGATGATTGGTTGTTCTTTGACCGTAGATAAGCATGGAAAAACCTATATTGGAGAAAAAAATGAGTTTGCAGGTGATTTGAAAATAATTCAAGTGGAGCTTGGTTCACAACAATGGAAAGGGACCCAGTTTGGAAAAATGATTAATGAAAAACAAGGAAAAAGATGA